One window of the Oncorhynchus mykiss isolate Arlee chromosome 5, USDA_OmykA_1.1, whole genome shotgun sequence genome contains the following:
- the LOC118964547 gene encoding uncharacterized protein LOC118964547 gives MLSLTSIRYCTAVVEGHGFTTMLSLPSTRYCTAVVEGHGFTTMLSLTSTRYCTAVVEGHGFTTMLSLPSTRYCTAVVEGHGFTTMLSLPSTRYCTAVVEGHGFTTMLSLPSTRYCTAVVEGHGFTTMLSLPSTRYCTAVVEGHGFTTMLSLPSTRYCTAVVEGHGFTTMLSLPSTRYCTAVVEGHGFTTMLSLPSTRYCTAVVEGHGFTTMLSLPSTRYCTAVVEGHGFTTMLSLTSIRYCTAVVEGHGFTTMLSLPSTRYCTAVVEGHGFTTMLSLPSARYCTAVVEGHGFTTMLSLPSTRYCTAVVEGHGFTTMLSLPSTRYCTAVVEGHGFTTMLSLPSTRYCTAVVEGHGFTTVLSLTSTRYCTAVVEGHGFTTMLSLPSTRYCTAVVEGHGFTTMLSLPSTRYCTAVVEGHGFTTVLSLTSTRYCTAVVEGHGFTTMLSLPSTRYCTAVVEGHGFTTMLSLPSTRYCTAVVEGHGFTTMLSLPSTRYCTAVVEGHGFTTMLSLSSTSYCTAVVEGHGFTTMLSLPSTRYCTAVVEGHGFTTMLSLPSTRYCTAVVEGHGFTTMLSLPSTRYCTAVVEGHGFTTMLSLPSTRYCTAVVEGHGFTTMLSLTSIRYCTAVVEGHGFTMVSYS, from the exons ATGTTGTCTCTGACTTCAATTAGATACTGTACAGCCGTAGTAGAAGGTCATGGGTTCACAACAATGTTGTCTCTGCCTTCAACTAGATACTGCACAGCCGTAGTAGAAGGTCATGGGTTCACAACAATGTTGTCTCTGACTTCAACTAGATACTGTACAGCCGTAGTAGAAGGTCATGGGTTCACAACAATGTTGTCTCTGCCTTCAACTAGATACTGTACAGCCGTAGTAGAAGGTCATGGGTTCACAACAATGTTGTCTCTGCCTTCAACTAGATACTGTACAGCCGTAGTAGAAGGTCATGGGTTCACAACAATGTTGTCTCTGCCTTCAACTAGATACTGTACAGCCGTAGTAGAAGGTCATGGGTTCACAACAATGTTGTCTCTGCCTTCAACTAGATACTGTACAGCCGTAGTAGAAGGTCATGGGTTCACAACAATGTTGTCTCTGCCTTCAACTAGATACTGTACAGCCGTAGTAGAAGGTCATGGGTTCACAACAATGTTGTCTCTGCCTTCAACTAGATACTGTACAGCCGTAGTAGAAGGTCATGGGTTCACAACAATGTTGTCTCTGCCTTCAACTAGATACTGTACAGCCGTAGTAGAAGGTCATGGGTTCACAACAATGTTGTCTCTGCCTTCAACTAGATACTGTACAGCCGTAGTAGAAGGTCATGGGTTCACAACAATGTTGTCTCTGACTTCAATTAGATACTGTACAGCCGTAGTAGAAGGTCATGGGTTCACAACAATGTTGTCTCTGCCTTCAACTAGATACTGTACAGCCGTAGTAGAAGGTCATGGGTTCACAACAATGTTGTCTCTGCCTTCAGCTAGATACTGTACAGCCGTAGTAGAAGGTCATGGGTTCACAACAATGTTGTCTCTGCCTTCAACTAGATACTGTACAGCCGTAGTAGAAGGTCATGGGTTCACAACAATGTTGTCTCTGCCTTCAACTAGATACTGTACAGCCGTAGTAGAAGGTCATGGGTTCACAACAATGTTGTCTCTGCCTTCAACTAGATACTGTACAGCCGTAGTAGAAGGTCATGGGTTCACGACAGTGTTGTCTCTGACTTCAACTAGATACTGTACAGCCGTAGTAGAAGGTCATGGGTTCACGACAATGTTGTCTCTGCCTTCAACTAGATACTGTACAGCCGTAGTAGAAGGTCATGGGTTCACAACAATGTTGTCTCTGCCTTCAACTAGATACTGTACAGCCGTAGTAGAAGGTCATGGGTTCACGACAGTGTTGTCTCTGACTTCAACTAGATACTGTACAGCCGTAGTAGAAGGTCATGGGTTCACGACAATGTTGTCTCTGCCTTCAACTAGATACTGTACAGCCGTAGTAGAAGGTCATGGGTTCACAACAATGTTGTCTCTGCCTTCAACTAGATACTGTACAGCCGTAGTAGAAGGTCATGGGTTCACAACAATGTTGTCTCTGCCTTCAACTAGATACTGTACAGCCGTAGTAGAAGGTCATGGGTTCACAACAATGTTGTCTCTGTCTTCAACTAGTTACTGTACAGCCGTAGTAGAAGGTCATGGGTTCACAACAATGTTGTCTCTGCCTTCAACTAGATACTGTACAGCCGTAGTAGAAGGTCATGGGTTCACGACAATGTTGTCTCTGCCTTCAACTAGATACTGTACAGCCGTAGTAGAAGGTCATGGGTTCACGACAATGTTGTCTCTGCCTTCAACTAGATACTGTACAGCCGTAGTAGAAGGTCATGGGTTCACGACAATGTTGTCTCTGCCTTCAACTAGATACTGTACAGCCGTAGTAGAAGGTCATGGGTTCACAACAATGTTGTCTCTGACTTCAATTAGATACTGTACAGCCGTAGTAGAAG GTCATGGGTTTACGATGGTGTCCTATAGTTGA